The Phragmites australis chromosome 15, lpPhrAust1.1, whole genome shotgun sequence genome window below encodes:
- the LOC133893543 gene encoding protein NETWORKED 3C-like — MVQKEMPQAWWFDSHNLARPSPWLNNTLSELDDKTKQMLKLIDQDADSFAQRAEMYYKKRPVLVDMLGDLYRTHRSLAGQYDLLKHGSGTRQTVFGPSSCTQSLYQAPPNGKPTSRSSSSCSVSSYDSESEVDDPEQEEHEEEVPEAKTESSQGQQEQVELMRAEIKRLKEQNAELQKVAEENAVLKAELAEKDEEKREVIRQLASSFDMMREANSTLRECIKGSKNYSPSSRALDLKKLTKDLFSARLFTHCKPTGPIVAL; from the exons ATGGTGCAGAAGGAGATGCCGCAGGCATGGTGGTTCGACAGCCACAACCTCGCAAGGCCATCTCCATGGCTCAACAATACTCTTTCAG AGCTAGATGACAAGACCAAACAAATGCTCAAGCTGATAGACCAAGATGCGGACTCATTTGCTCAACGTGCTGAAATGTACTACAAGAAGCGGCCTGTCTTGGTGGATATGCTCGGTGACCTGTACCGCACGCACCGCTCACTGGCAGGGCAGTATGACCTGCTGAAGCATGGCAGCGGCACACGCCAAACGGTGTTTGGCCCGTCCTCCTGCACCCAAAGCCTGTATCAGGCACCACCCAACGGCAAACCAACATCTCGGTCCTCGTCCTCTTGCTCAGTCTCCTCCTATGACTCAGAGTCTGAAGTTGATGACCCTGAGCAAGAAGAACACGAAGAGGAAGTGCCCGAGGCCAAGACGGAGTCGTCCCAGGGGCAGCAAGAGCAGGTGGAGCTGATGCGTGCCGAGATCAAGAGGCTCAAGGAGCAGAACGCCGAGTTGCAGAAGGTGGCTGAAGAGAACGCGGTGCTCAAGGCGGAGCTCGCCGAGAAGGATGAGGAGAAGAGGGAGGTCATCAGGCAGCTCGCGTCGTCGTTTGACATGATGAGGGAGGCGAATTCTACCTTGCGTGAGTGCATCAAGGGATCGAAGAACTACTCCCCGTCATCCCGCGCTCTTGATCTCAAGAAGCTGACCAAGGACTTGTTCTCCGCAAGGCTGTTCACCCACTGCAAGCCTACGGGCCCAATTGTCGCTCTATGA
- the LOC133893282 gene encoding superoxide dismutase [Cu-Zn] 2: protein MVKAVAVLVGSDVKGTIFFSQEGDGPTTVTGSISGLKPGLHGFHVHALGDTTNGCMSTGPHFNPVGKEHGAPEDENRHAGDLGNATAGEDGVANINVVDSQIPLTGPHSIIGRAVVVHADPDDLGKGGHELSKSTGNAGGRVACGIIGLQG from the exons ATGGTGAAGGCTGTTGCTGTCCTCGTTGGCAGTGATGTCAAGGGCACCATCTTCTTTTCCCAAGAGGGGGATG GTCCGACCACTGTGACGGGAAGTATATCTGGACTCAAGCCGGGGCTCCATGGGTTCCATGTGCACGCGCTTGGTGACACCACTAATGGCTGCATGTCCACTG GCCCACACTTCAATCCTGTTGGTAAGGAGCATGGGGCACCAGAAGACGAGAACCGCCATGCCGGTGATCTTGGAAATGCAACCGCTGGAGAAGATG GTGTTGCTAATATCAATGTCGTGGACAGCCAG ATCCCCCTCACTGGACCACACTCAATCATTGGCCGAGCTGTTGTTGTCCATGCTGATCCTGATGACCTTGGCAAGG GTGGACATGAGCTTAGCAAGAGCACTGGTAACGCTGGTGGCCGTGTTGCTTGTG GGATCATTGGGCTCCAGGGTTAG
- the LOC133892443 gene encoding (+)-borneol dehydrogenase 2-like has translation MAINSSTRGGVRAGVKHAARVMVPGRSGSIICTAIIAGVIGSLTPHPYSVSKAAVTGLMRAVAGAMARSGTRVNAISPSHIPTTRAPSPRPT, from the coding sequence ATGGCGATCAACAGTTCAACACGCGGGGGCGTGAGGGCCGGGGTCAAGCACGCTGCCCGCGTCATGGTGCCGGGACGCAGTGGCAGCATCATCTGCACGGCCATCATTGCGGGCGTGATCGGCAGCCTGACGCCCCACCCCTACAGCGTCTCCAAGGCGGCCGTCACTGGCCTCATGCGCGCCGTGGCCGGGGCGATGGCGCGCTCCGGCACGCGCGTGAACGCCATCTCGCCCAGCCACATCCCGACCACGCGTGCACCGTCTCCAAGGCCGACGTGA